AATACCTCGTTGCTAACTCTGTAAAACGTAAAAAAATGTTTTCTGTAAACACAAAAAACGGGAAAATACTGATAAACCCAAACAAGATAAATTATGTTGAAATTAATGAGGTTACGGAATGATTTTTTTAGCTGGCTTACTAGCCGCAATAGTAGTCGCGTTTTTGTTTTTAACAATAATGGTGTGGTATGTTTTAGTGGCAAAAATTATTGAGTATCTAATGGATTTATAACCCACGCAAGCGCTCAAGAGCCTGCAATGGCTCTGTGGGGTTAGGACCTGGAATCGTCCCTAAACTTACCCTAGAAGCCTTCAACCTTTTATCAGCTTTGTGGATTGTGAAAGGTCCACGAGGCATAGACCGAAATTAAAAAATAGAAACGAGCACCTCCTTACACCAAAAAAAAATCTAACGCAGATTATCGGCCATCTGTCATTATTCAAGGCGCTACTAATGCTTTAACACTGACATCGTGCGCCTGTGTCAAAATAAAAAACGGAAGAGAGGGCTTTTCTCCACAAAACAAAAAGACGTCCACACGGAACGCCTTCAGAAATATTATCAACACTAATATTATACCATACTGGGGGCTTTCATGACGTTTTTTCCAGAGATTGATATCCAAAAAACAAAATCCAATGCCAAGCGTAAATTGAGAGAGTATCCACGCTGGCGGAGGATAGCTAATGACGTAGATACTCAAAAAGTTACAGCTACTTACTCATTTGAGCCAAGGCAACCACATGGAGTCCCTAGCAAGCCTGTTGAGAGACTAGCGCTTAATCGTGTATCAGCAGAACAGGAATTGGATGCGATTGAGCAGGCTGTCAGTATGATACTAGAGCCAGAGAGACGCAGGATTTTGTATGACAAATACTTAGCGCCTTATAAAAAAGCGGACAAGGTTATTTATACAGAATTGTGTATGTCAGAAAGCTTTTACTATGACACGCTTGACATTGCTTTGCTAGCTTTTGCAGAGCTATATAGAGAGGGATCGTTGATTGTTGAGCAAGGAGTTTTTAGCTAGTTTTTATACAGTAAAAAGATAGTTGATACATATTTTTACATGTTATTATGGTACTATCAAAATAACAAGAAGAGATAACCATTTTACCCACTGACTATTTATTTAGTCGCCAACTTTAACTACAATCAAACTTGTTATTTTACTAAAGCTTAGTAGCTTTGCGTTAAAGGTGTTAAATTACTCGGTTGAACCGGTCGGGTAAGTCGCAAATGTGAAGAGAGTTGTTGAGACGTAAGGAAATGTCATATGCACGCATCTTATGATATTGCAGGTTCGAATCCTGCTATCTCAATTAAATTAGTCATCACTTATGTGGTGGCTTTTTATTATGGAAAAAAAGAACCACAATGTGGCTCTTATGCTTGTAATTTTAATTCAAGTGCTTCAGTAAGGACTTGAGAAAAGTTGAGGTTTTTATCTTCGGCTGCGTTGTTCAACCACTCAGGAATAGTCACGTTTTTGCGTACCTTCTTAGAGTGATATTTTTTCATGTAGGCAATCATATCAATGCCAATTAAAGCAATATCAGAACCAAGATACTGTTCTTTTAAATCAGAAACGGAGCTCGCCTTTGGATAGTCAGTATAATCCTCAAGGGCAAAACCTAAGACTTCGACAGCCATTTCGTAAGCTTCTTGAAAGTCTTCACCTTGAGTGATTGCTTCAGGGACATCTGGAAATGTAACCATGATATAATCTGAGTCTTGTGTGAATATAGCTGGATAAACTAACATAATAATTCTCCTTTGATTATTGTGAGATAAGCAAGCCATCTTGTTAAGCGGATTATTTCAAACCCGCTTGTTTTAAGATAGTATCTTCAAGACCCTTACCAAGGTCTTTATTGTGCATTGGAACGATTGTTTGGTGTCCTAAGTCATCACGAAGTTTTTTATGACTACCGTTTTGACTAATTTCATAAAACCCGTTCTTTTTAAGCAATTTAATCATTTGCTTAGGGGTCATTGGCATATTGCTTACCTCACTTTCTATACTTATATTATACACATAAAAGATATATTTGTCAAGCAAAATGCGCATAAAATACTTACTTTATTGAGGAGGAATTATGAGACCTAATAAATATCCATATGTTAAATCCCAATGGGATAAGAAAGTAAATACGGTGTATAAGGATGGCAAACCTTATGCGACTTTAGTTAGCTATTGGAGGAAGCATGCCACAGGTTAGGCGATGTAAAGCAGATAGATGTCACACATTAGTAGATCAGTCACATTATTTTTGTGATAGACATAGAGGTCAAGAAGAACGTTATATAGCTAAGCAAAATGAACGTGCTAGTCGTAGTAGATATAATAAGTATACACGCAATCGAAACAATCATAAGATAGAACAATATAAGTTCTATAGGTCTAAAGCTTGGGTTGATATGAGACAAGCAATACTAAATGAGCAATATTATTTATGCCAATACTGTATGGCTAATAGGAGAGTGACACCTAATAGTAAGACGGTGGACCACGTTACGCCTATAGAGATAGCGCCAGAACTAAGATTACATAAGGATAACTTAGTAGTAACTTGTAGAGCTTGCCATAACATTAAAACGAAACTAGAGCAGGAAATATATGGTACGGGTCAGAATAATGAACATAAAAATACTGCTATTAGACTTTCTGTTAATCAATGGGCCAAATTAATAGCCCGAAATCAAGACGTTCGAGAAGGCATCTAAAATGCCCGTAGCGACGTTTTAAATGTTTCGTGTATAATAACATTCGAGACGGTTTAAAATTAACCCCCGGGCTACTTTTTTGGGCAAGGAGAGCCACGACAAGGTGTTTTCTTGTATCGCAGACCAATTTTTCAGATTTTTAAGGGGTGTCATGGGGGACGGATTAGGAGGTGAAGTTGCTTGGTTAAAAATCCTTATTATCGGCAGAACAAAGGGCGTTTACCCAGCGACCCTCCAAACTATTTAGGGACGGTTGCCAAGGAGGTTTGGCGCAAAATCGTTCCTTTTTTAGAAAGCACAGAGAAGGTCCAGCGCATTGATGTCTTTCTAGTGGAAACGTACTGCACGAACTACGAAATATACAAGGCAGCTTATGAAGACATCAAAGTAAACGGTATTCAGCAGGAAATAACAAAGCCTATCCAGGCGCAAGGTTCGGGCGAAATCTTGGGGGAACAGTCGCTTGGTTTTAGAAAGAATCCAGCCGTTGCTACAATGAAAGATGCAGTTGATACCCTAAACAGAATCGGTGTGCAACTGGGTCTAACGCCTAAAGGCCGTCAGGAGCTCATGGAAATCGCTGGGGAAGACACGAACAAGGTTTCAACCGCAGAAATGCTGAAAGAATTTTTAGGGAAATAAGTACCTTGGTTGGGTTGGTTGCACAGTCTACAACCTAAAATAGACAGGAAGAGATTAAGCGTCTTGCAACTGGCGTCTCAAAAAACGATAGGCGATAGAGGTTGAGCCTATCCTGCTAGCAAGTATCCTTTTAGCACTAGCAATTTCAGATGGTTTGAAGTGAGTGAGGGGGCACGCTGGACTTTTAATCCAGAAGCGCGGGTTCGAATCCCGCCGAACCATTTTAAAAGTGATGTTTAAAATTTTATCTTTAGGAGGTGAGGGAACATAACTAAAATTGATTTGACAAAAACAAAAGACGTAATCGGTGCTTATAAAAGTATTGATTTTTCTTTTGTCCAAAAAAAATACAAAGACGCAGGGACGCAATATTGTTTTGATGTATTAGACGAAAGAATAGTGACTGGATACTATATCAAGTTAGCTTGTTTCCGACACCTCCGAGACTTACAAAGGCAAGGTCAAGAGGATTTCCCTTATGTGTATTCTATTGACGCATTCAATCGCTTTTTAAAATTCTTGTCGTTGGTGCCTAACGTTGATGATTTAAGCCAAAAGCTAAAACCTATGAATTGGCAGTTGTTTATATTCAGCCAGCTCTTCGCATGGTTAGACTTAGACGGGTTGCCTAGATACGTAAACATCATTCTTTCAATGGCGCGCGCACAAGGTAAAACAATGATAGCGGGGATTAGCCTTAACTATTCTTTCTTGATTGAGACTATTGGGCTAAGTAACCAAGATTTCTTGGTGAGTTCCTTGAACTTTGAACAGACAATGAAGCTCTATACGTATGTTAAGTCTATGATGTCTCGCATTATTGAAAATGAACCATTTAAGTCGTTGGCTACCGAAATAGGCTTACAGCTTTATACTAGAGAAATAAAAGCAACCGCAGACAGCAATAGCATTCAAACCATTTCTTTTGAATCTGGGAAATTCGATAGTAAGCACTTTAAACTTGCGGTGGCTGATGAGGTCGGAGAGCTTCGCAGCGATGAGGGAATATCCAAAATAACTTCTGGGCAAGTCAATACAGAGGGGTCACGCTTTATTGAAATATCTACAGCGTATCAAGTGCCTAACGTACCTTTCCACAAAGAGCAGAAGAAACTCATTGAAATTATGGAGCGGGACTTTGACCGCGCAGGAGACGACCAGCTTTGCTTGATTTGGTCGCAGGATAGTCTAGAAGAAACATTCCAACCTGAAACTTGGTCGAAAAGCAATCCGCTTTTGAATCACCCAGAATTAAAAGACAGCCTTATGAAAGGATTACTTTCTGAACGTGACAAGAAAATGCTTATGAGTAAATTAGCAGATTTCCAAGTCAAGAATATGAATTGCTGGTTAAATGCTGATTCTAATAGCTTCTTAGATTTGAAAGATATAGAAAATGCGGTTATCCCTGAATTTGATATACGTGGTAAACGTGTCTATGTTGGTCTTGACGCTTCAATGTTTAGCGATAACACGGCAATTGGCTTTGTATATCCATATTTAGGAGAAGATGGTAGCCAAAAATGGCATATTGAGCAACACAGTTTCATTCCTTGGCAACAAGCGGGGTCGCTTGAAGCTAAAATGGAGCAGGATGGAGTGAATTACCGTGATTTAGAACAGAAAGGTTACTGTACCATCACAAGCCATCCGCAGGGGCTTATCAATCCCGAGGAAGTTTATAGCTGGTTTTTAGATTATGTTGAAGACAATGCACTTGACGTTGTCTTTTTTGGTTATGACGCTATGGGGGTATCTAAAATAATCAAAGCGTTAGAATCTAATACAAGTTTCCCTTTGATGCCAATTAGACAGCGTACCAGTGAATTAAAAGACCCTACTAAATTCCTTCAAACGCTATTTATCGAAGGCAATATTACACGCCTTGATGACGAAATCATGCGTAAAGCCTTGATAAATGCCGTTATCAAAGAGGACAACATCGGTATTCAAGTAGATAAAATGAAGTCAACGTATAAAATTGATGTAGTAGATGCGCTTATAGATGGTTTTTACGATGGGATGTATGCATTTGAAGACTATGCAATTACGAATAATCCCACATGGAAAGTAGAACATATGTCACAGGAAGCTGTTTTAAACTGGCTACAAAATCCTGATAGTGGCATGCTAGATGAATATTAGAGGTATAAAAGATATGATTGTAAAATTTTTTAAAGTAATTTGGGCAATTTTTGACATTATTATGTTTGTTTTGGCAGCAGTTACAGTTAATTTAACCACATATTATCAACAGCATATTGCATTTGGTATTAGTATGACAATTACTTTTATTTTAGCTGGTTTAATTAGTGAATTATTATCTGGGAAAAAT
This Streptococcus urinalis 2285-97 DNA region includes the following protein-coding sequences:
- a CDS encoding phage terminase small subunit P27 family, giving the protein MVKNPYYRQNKGRLPSDPPNYLGTVAKEVWRKIVPFLESTEKVQRIDVFLVETYCTNYEIYKAAYEDIKVNGIQQEITKPIQAQGSGEILGEQSLGFRKNPAVATMKDAVDTLNRIGVQLGLTPKGRQELMEIAGEDTNKVSTAEMLKEFLGK
- a CDS encoding HNH endonuclease signature motif containing protein — translated: MANRRVTPNSKTVDHVTPIEIAPELRLHKDNLVVTCRACHNIKTKLEQEIYGTGQNNEHKNTAIRLSVNQWAKLIARNQDVREGI
- a CDS encoding DUF1056 family protein; this translates as MNIRGIKDMIVKFFKVIWAIFDIIMFVLAAVTVNLTTYYQQHIAFGISMTITFILAGLISELLSGKNINKLPE
- a CDS encoding type II toxin-antitoxin system HicB family antitoxin codes for the protein MLVYPAIFTQDSDYIMVTFPDVPEAITQGEDFQEAYEMAVEVLGFALEDYTDYPKASSVSDLKEQYLGSDIALIGIDMIAYMKKYHSKKVRKNVTIPEWLNNAAEDKNLNFSQVLTEALELKLQA
- a CDS encoding terminase large subunit encodes the protein MTKTKDVIGAYKSIDFSFVQKKYKDAGTQYCFDVLDERIVTGYYIKLACFRHLRDLQRQGQEDFPYVYSIDAFNRFLKFLSLVPNVDDLSQKLKPMNWQLFIFSQLFAWLDLDGLPRYVNIILSMARAQGKTMIAGISLNYSFLIETIGLSNQDFLVSSLNFEQTMKLYTYVKSMMSRIIENEPFKSLATEIGLQLYTREIKATADSNSIQTISFESGKFDSKHFKLAVADEVGELRSDEGISKITSGQVNTEGSRFIEISTAYQVPNVPFHKEQKKLIEIMERDFDRAGDDQLCLIWSQDSLEETFQPETWSKSNPLLNHPELKDSLMKGLLSERDKKMLMSKLADFQVKNMNCWLNADSNSFLDLKDIENAVIPEFDIRGKRVYVGLDASMFSDNTAIGFVYPYLGEDGSQKWHIEQHSFIPWQQAGSLEAKMEQDGVNYRDLEQKGYCTITSHPQGLINPEEVYSWFLDYVEDNALDVVFFGYDAMGVSKIIKALESNTSFPLMPIRQRTSELKDPTKFLQTLFIEGNITRLDDEIMRKALINAVIKEDNIGIQVDKMKSTYKIDVVDALIDGFYDGMYAFEDYAITNNPTWKVEHMSQEAVLNWLQNPDSGMLDEY
- a CDS encoding ArpU family phage packaging/lysis transcriptional regulator, translating into MTFFPEIDIQKTKSNAKRKLREYPRWRRIANDVDTQKVTATYSFEPRQPHGVPSKPVERLALNRVSAEQELDAIEQAVSMILEPERRRILYDKYLAPYKKADKVIYTELCMSESFYYDTLDIALLAFAELYREGSLIVEQGVFS
- a CDS encoding type II toxin-antitoxin system HicA family toxin, encoding MPMTPKQMIKLLKKNGFYEISQNGSHKKLRDDLGHQTIVPMHNKDLGKGLEDTILKQAGLK